Within the Gemmatimonadota bacterium genome, the region GCCGCTGCATAAATCTCCTCTCGCGCAGCGAGCCGCGCGGCCCTGTCATTCGGGTGCGCCCTGAACGCTGAATCCAGCGTATGGCTCAAGCCGCTCCAGAACGCGCCCAACAACTTGTCGTCCGCCCACCGGGCATCCACCCGGGCAGCAGATGCAGAGTCTCCGCGCGATCTGAACAGGGCCGCGGCACCTCGCGCCCCCACAAAACTCGCGAACGACTCGTTGAACGGCACCGATCCCGGGGCGTAATACGTGTTGTGCGTCACCTCGTGGATCACGGTATTGGCCAGTTCCAGCGAATCGGCGCTCAGAGTCGTGTTGAGCAACGGGTCGTTGAAAAAGCCGAGCGTACTGAAGGCTGATGACGGCCTGAGGTAGACGTCGAAGCCCTGGGACTCCAGGTCCGCCGCAGCGCGTCGAGCGGCAGAAAAATCAAAGAAGCCCTTGTACGGCACCCGTCCCACAACCGGGAACCACCATGTATACGGCACCAGCCGGTCGCGGTAGGCCGCCGAGAGCACCAGGACCAGGGTGTCGTGCTCGACGTGGGAGTAGGTGGTGAAGCTTTCGCCGGTGTTGAGCCCCAGGGAATCGTGGGCGTACTTCCGAGCCGCCTCCACAATCGTGAGCTTGGCCTTCACCTCGGCTGGCGTGCGTGGATCGGCGATCATTGCCGGTATGGGCCGACGCCGGCTGAGGATCCGGGCCTCCTCCCAGGCACCACGACCGAGATAGCAGGCAGTAGGCCCCACGACGATCAGGGCCGCTCCCACGATCACAATTGCGACTGGGAGCAGCGCCTTGCGCACCGTTCGCTTGAGCGAGCGAGAACTCGCCCCCGGTGCCCCTTCTAGGCGCATGGACGGGTGCCTATCCTTAACGGGTGTCCTTCGTTCATCTCCACTGCCACTCGGAATATTCCCTGCTCGATGGGGCGAACCGCATCGAGGACCTTATCGCCCGTGCGCTCGAGTTCGAGCAGCCTGCGCTGGCCATAACCGACCATGGGAACATGCATGCCGCCTGGGAATTCCAGGAGCGGGCCAAGAAGGCGGGCATCAAGCCCATACTCGGCATGGAGGCGTACGTAGCACCCGGCGACCGGCGGTCGAGACAACGCATTGAAAGTACAGGGGGAGGAACCTCCAGATCCCGGGCGTATTACCATCTGGTGTTGCTGGCGCAGAACGCGACCGGGTACAAGAATCTAGTCAAGCTGTCGTCGCTGGGTTACACGGAAGGCTTCTACTCCAAGCCGCGCGTGGATCGTGAGCTGCTGACGCGCTACAGCGAGGGGATAGTCGTATCGTCGGCGTGCATGGCGGGCGAGATTGCGACGCATCTTCTGGCGGACAACTGGGACGCGGCGCGCGAGACTGCTGCATGGTACGCGGAGCTGTTCAAGGACCGGTACTACCTGGAAGTGCAGGCGCACGACAGCGGCGACCAGGCTCTGCTCAACGAGCGCGTGTTCAAGCTCGCGGAAGAGATGGGACTGCCGGTGGTTGCGACCAACGACGCGCACTTTCTGCGGCACGACGACCACGCGTCGCACGACGTGCTGCTGTGCATCGGACTGGGCAAGAACGTGTCCGACGCGAACCGCATGCACTACGACGACGGGCTCTACTTCAAGAGCGCTGACGAGATGCGCGAGCGGTTTCCGGCGCGTGGCGACGTACTCGAGAATACGCTGCGCATCGCCGAGGAATCGGGGATCGAGTTCAAGAAGAAGTATCACGTGCCGTCGTTTCCGCTTCCGAAGGGAGTCAAGAGCGAGAACGAGCTGCTCGTGAAGCTCACTGAACAGGGTGCGCACGAGCGATACGGCGACGTACTGTCAGAAGAAGTCGAGACGCGCATGCGTTACGAGCTCGACGTCATAACGAAGACGGGGTACGCGGGCTACTTCCTGATCGTGTACGACTTCATCAAGGCCGCACGCGACATGGGGATCCCGGTTGGTCCGGGACGCGGATCCGCGGCGGGGTCGCTCGTCGCGTACGCACTCAGGATCACGAACGTCTGCCCGATCAAGTTCGACCTGCTGTTCGAGCGCTTTCTGAACCCGGAGCGCGTGTCGATGCCTGACATCGACGTCGACTTCTGCTTCGAGCGGCGCGGTGAAGTGATCGACTACGTGCGTCAGAAGTATGGGCGCGATTCCGTGGGGCAGATCATCACGTTCGGTACGCTCAAGTCACGTGCAGCTGTGAAGGACGTGGGACGCGTGCTGGGCTTCACGCCTGGCGAGACGGACGCACTCGCGAAGCTGATTCCGAATCTTCCCAACTATTCGCTGACGGTACGCGAGGCGGTCGAGAAGATTCCTGAAGTGAAGACGCTGTACACGACGGACGAGCGATACAGCGAGCTGCTCGACTACGCGATCGCACTCGAAGGTCTGTCCCGGCATGCCGGCGTGCACGCAGCGGGCGTCGTGATCGCGCCGGGTCCGCTGGACAACTACGTGCCTGTTTGCACGCAGTCATCGAAGGGCGCGGGGAGTCAGGGAGACGAGAGCATTGTCGTAACACAATACGACATGAACGGGCTCGAGAAGGCGGGGATGCTCAAGATGGACTTCCTCGGCCTCACGACGCTCACGATCATCACTGACGCTGTTGCAAACGTGCGCGCACGGGGGCGCGAGATCCCGGATCTGGACGACATTCCGCTGGACGACAAGGAGACGTATCACATGCTCCGGCTCGGGAAGACGGCGGGCGTGTTCCAGTTCGAATCTCCGCTTGCGACCGAGCTCGTGCGTTCATTGCGATGCGACCGCTTCAACGATCTGGTGGCATCGAATGCGCTGATGCGTCCCGGTCCGCTCGACGCGGGGATGCACAAGGTCTACATCCGTCGCAAGCGCGGTGAGGAGCCGATCACCTACGCGTTGCCGGAGCTCGAGGAGTTCCTGAACGACACGTACGGCGTGATCACGTATCAGGAACAGGTCATGCGTATCTCGCAGAAGCTCGCGGGAATCTCGCTGGCCGAAGCTGATGTGTTGCGCAAGGCGGTGGGCAAGAAGGATGCGGAGCTCATTCGGAAGGAGCTGGGCAAGTTCATCGAGAAGGCGGTTGCGCTGGGACATGATCGCAAGATCATCAACGAGATTGCGGCGCAGATCGAGACGTTTGGACGTTACGGCTTCAACAAATCGCACGCCGTGGCGTACTCGATCATCTCGTACCAGACCGCGTGGCTCAAAACGCACTTCCCCGCCGAGTTCATGGCGGCGCTCTTGTCGTCGCAGATCGGGGATACGGACAGCGTCGTCAAGTACATCAACGAAGCGAGAGAGATCGAGCTCGAGGTACTTCCGCCAGACGTGAACGAGTCGAATTACAAGTTCACGGTGATTGCCGACAAGAAGATACGCTTCGGGCTTGGCGCGATTCGCAACGTCGGCAAGAGCGCGATCGAATCCATTCTTGAAGCGCGTAAAGCGGGCCCGTTCACCTCGCTGTTCGACCTGTGCAATCGCGTCGATCTGCGCATGTGCAACAAGCGCGTGCTGGAAGCGATGATCCACGCGGGCGCGCTCGATTCGCTCGGCGGCCACCGCTCGCAGCTCGTGGCGGCGCTCGATACGGCGATTCGCGAAGCGTCGCTGGCGCAGGAAGACGTCGCCAGCGGTCAGGTGTCGATGTTCGGCGACGCACTCGGCGCAACGTCCAAGCCGGCGCATCAGACGACGCTGCCGAACGTGGCTCCGTGGCCCGAGAGCGAGCGACTCGCGAACGAGAAGGCTATACTCGGCTTCTACACGTCGGGACATCCGCTGGAGCCGTTCCGCGCGGAATGCGAGCTGTTCTCCACCCATACCGTCAGCGACCTGGGCACGTGGACAGGTGAGTCGATGTCGTTGTGTTGCGTGATCACGACGATCAAACGGCAGACGAGCAAGAAGACCGGTGCGGAATTCGCGCGTCTCACGATCGAGGATTTTTCGGGGTCGGCGGAAGTGCTCGTCTTTCCCGAGGCATGGAGCGTGATTCACGACCAGGTGAAGGCGGACGTGCCAGTCGTGATGAAGGGCGGCTATTCGAGACGCGACGAGGGGGCGGACAACCCCACCTTCATCGTCGAGTCGGTGACCAAGCTTGCGGAGAAGCGGACCAACGGGCAGGTGGCGGTGGCGATAGCGCTGGCGCCCGGGATGCCGCTGGATCCGACGGTAATGCGGGACGTGCAGGAAGTGGTGCACGCCCACCCCGGAACAGCTCCGCTGGAGCTGCGGTGGAGTGACGGCAACGGCGGCTCAGCGCGCTGGCGGTCGAGGTCGCTCAAGCTGTCAGCCGATGGCGTGGCCCTCAAGGAATTGAGATCGTTGCTCGGAGACGGGTGCGTTTCGGTAGTTTTAGGGACATAGGAGGTCCGAATGGCGACTGCAGCAACGACCATGGATTTCGAGAAGCCGATCGCGGAGCTCGAGCGCAAGATCGACGAGCTCAAGCACGCGCCGGGCGATCGTGCCGTGAACGTCGACGACGAGATCATCTCACTCGAGCGGAAGCTGAGCGAGCTACGTGGTGACATATACAAGAATCTGACTCCGATTCAGCGCGTGCAGGTCGCGCGCAATGTTCGGCGTCCGTTCATGCTGGATTACGTCGCGCGCATCTTCACCGACTTCGTAGAGCTGCACGGCGATCGCGCATTCCGCGACGACGCGGCAATCGTCGGTGGATGGGCACGCCTCGATGGCGAGACGGTGATGCTGGTGGGACATCAGCGCGGACATGACACCAAGGAAAATCTCCGGCGCAACTTCGGAATGCCGCATCCGGAGGGCTACCGAAAGGCGCTTCGCCTGATGAAGCTCGCGGAGAAGTTCCACGTTCCGGTCCTCACGTTCATCGATACGCCGGGTGCGTACCCGGGACTTGGTGCTGAAGAGCGCGGGCAGTCCGAGGCGATCGCGCGGAATCTTCTTGAGATGAGCCAGCTTCAGGTCCCGATCATCGCGACTGTGATAGGCGAGGGTGGCTCCGGCGGCGCGCTCGCGCTGGGCGTTGCGGACCGCGTGTTGATGATGGAGAACGCGGTCTACTCCGTCATCACTGTCGAAGGATGTGCCGCGATCCTCTGGAAGGACGGCAAATCTCCGGAGATGCGCGACCGTGCGGCGAACGCGCTGCGCATCACGTCGCCCGACCTGCTCGAGATGCGAGTGATCGACGAGATCGTGCCGGAGCCGGAAGGCGGAGCGCACGCAAACCACGAGGCCGCTGCGCGCTCGCTTGCCGAGGTGCTCAATACCAATCTGGAAGAGTTGCGCAAGCTGCGGCCTGAGCGGTTGGTGAGGCGACGCAGGCAGAAGTATCTGAGGATGGGACAGTGGGCAGAATGAACCCGCGTACGTCGCACCTGACGTGGGCAGGCACGGAGGCCTGCCCATACACGTCTTAGCACCGCACAATGCATCTCATTGAAGTAGCGTTTCGCGGTAATCGGAAGGAGTTCTTTGGCTGGGAGGGTGAGACACCGCCTCCTGCTCGCACGGCGGTGATCGTTGAAGCGGATCGCGGTGAGGACCTGGGTACGGTGCACGCGATTGGCGAACTCGCGGCGCAGCGCAATTCCGGTTGCGCGCACGGTTGCGGCGAGCCGGTACGGAAGGCGCTGCGTATCGCAACCAAGCGTGACGTTCGGCAGAGCGAATCGCTTCAGAAGGCGAACGACGACGCACGACAGCGCGCCGCGGACAAGGTGCGCGCCGCGAATCTTCAGATGAAGATCTCGGACGCCGAGTGGCAGTGGGACAAGAAGAAGCTGACGTTGTATTTCACCGCCGAGAAGCGCGTCGATTTCCGGAATCTCGTGCGAGATCTGGCAGCGGCGTTCCGCACGCGCATCGAGCTCAAGCAGATCGGCGTGCGAGACGAGGCCAAGCGACTGGATGGCATTGGGCGCTGTGGCCGCCAGTATTGCTCCGCAGCGTGGCTGCCGGAGCTTCGACCGGTGAACCTGGGCGTGGCAAAGGATCAGCGGCTATCGCTCAATCCGTCGCAGATATCGGGCGCGTGCGGGCGTCTCATGTGTTGCCTGCGTTACGAGCACGAGTTCTATGTGGAGACGCGTCGGCGCTTTCCGAAGGAAGGACGCATCGTCATGACGACGGTGGGTGAGGAGAAGGTTCTGACCGTGGATCTGTTCCGCGAGGCCGTCACGCTGCGGAACGCGGAAGGTGTACTGCGGACCATTCCGCTGGAAGCGTTCAACGGCGAAGTCGCTGGTCGTCCGGCACCAACGCCGCCACCGTGCGACGACGACACCGACGAGTCATCGGAAGAGATATCCCCGGAGCTGATGTACACCTCGGAATTCGCGATTCCGGAGCCCCGACTGGTCATTCTTACCGAAACCGTCGAGACCGAGGTAGCTCCACCCGCGCAGACGCGGAAGCCTGAGCGTCGCCGTCGCGGCCGCCGGGGCGGAAGCGGAAGCGGCGATGGTGGGAGCGCCAACGGCTCCGGTGCGCCCAGGCCGAACGACAGAAAGGGGCCAGCGAAGGAAGGCTGACCGGCCGAGCCACGGCTTTGACAGCTGTTATAAATTGCGACGTGCCCAACAAGTACTATATCACCACAGCGATCGACTACGCCAACGGCGACCCGCACCTGGGGCACGCCTTCGAGAAGATCGGCGCTGACGTCCTGGCCCGGTACCACCGTCTTCGTGGCGAGAAGGTGCTGTTCGTCACCGGCATGGACGAGCACGGTCAGAAGGTCGCGCAGTCCGCGGCCAAGGAAGGCCGGACCCCTCAGGCACAGGTCGATGAGATCGCGCGCAGATTTCAGGAGGCGTGGGCAGCGCTCGGAATATCGTACGATCGCTTCGTGCGTACCACGAGCGAACAGCACAAGATCGGCGTCCGTGCGCTGATCGAGCGCATTTTCGAGCGTGCTCCGGACAACTTCTACACCAAGACGTACGCCGGATGGTATTGCGTCGGTTGCGAGGCGTTCAAGACCGAGGAAGAGATCGTCGACGGCAAGTGCGTGCTGCATCCGACACGCACCCTCGAGTGGGTCGAGGAGCGCAACTGGTTCTTCCGGCTGAGCGCGTACGCAGATCGTCTGCGGACGTTGATTGCGAGCGGGAACTTTCTGCAGCCACGAAGCCGCGCGAACGAGATACTGTCGCTGATCGATCAGGGGCTGGAAGATGTGTCCGCGAGTCGCGCGCGCGCGGGATGGGGAGTTCCCTTCCCTCGCGACACGGGCGATGGCGAGCCGCAGACGACGTACGTCTGGTTCGACGCACTTCCGAA harbors:
- a CDS encoding aminopeptidase, yielding MRLEGAPGASSRSLKRTVRKALLPVAIVIVGAALIVVGPTACYLGRGAWEEARILSRRRPIPAMIADPRTPAEVKAKLTIVEAARKYAHDSLGLNTGESFTTYSHVEHDTLVLVLSAAYRDRLVPYTWWFPVVGRVPYKGFFDFSAARRAAADLESQGFDVYLRPSSAFSTLGFFNDPLLNTTLSADSLELANTVIHEVTHNTYYAPGSVPFNESFASFVGARGAAALFRSRGDSASAARVDARWADDKLLGAFWSGLSHTLDSAFRAHPNDRAARLAAREEIYAAARRVLVDSIAPRLGTISPLYARRVKLDNAALLARRVYGSGLDTFDQLWARNHYDLRLTIRQIIAVAKRNRKDPFAAVRAAAR
- the dnaE gene encoding DNA polymerase III subunit alpha; the encoded protein is MSFVHLHCHSEYSLLDGANRIEDLIARALEFEQPALAITDHGNMHAAWEFQERAKKAGIKPILGMEAYVAPGDRRSRQRIESTGGGTSRSRAYYHLVLLAQNATGYKNLVKLSSLGYTEGFYSKPRVDRELLTRYSEGIVVSSACMAGEIATHLLADNWDAARETAAWYAELFKDRYYLEVQAHDSGDQALLNERVFKLAEEMGLPVVATNDAHFLRHDDHASHDVLLCIGLGKNVSDANRMHYDDGLYFKSADEMRERFPARGDVLENTLRIAEESGIEFKKKYHVPSFPLPKGVKSENELLVKLTEQGAHERYGDVLSEEVETRMRYELDVITKTGYAGYFLIVYDFIKAARDMGIPVGPGRGSAAGSLVAYALRITNVCPIKFDLLFERFLNPERVSMPDIDVDFCFERRGEVIDYVRQKYGRDSVGQIITFGTLKSRAAVKDVGRVLGFTPGETDALAKLIPNLPNYSLTVREAVEKIPEVKTLYTTDERYSELLDYAIALEGLSRHAGVHAAGVVIAPGPLDNYVPVCTQSSKGAGSQGDESIVVTQYDMNGLEKAGMLKMDFLGLTTLTIITDAVANVRARGREIPDLDDIPLDDKETYHMLRLGKTAGVFQFESPLATELVRSLRCDRFNDLVASNALMRPGPLDAGMHKVYIRRKRGEEPITYALPELEEFLNDTYGVITYQEQVMRISQKLAGISLAEADVLRKAVGKKDAELIRKELGKFIEKAVALGHDRKIINEIAAQIETFGRYGFNKSHAVAYSIISYQTAWLKTHFPAEFMAALLSSQIGDTDSVVKYINEAREIELEVLPPDVNESNYKFTVIADKKIRFGLGAIRNVGKSAIESILEARKAGPFTSLFDLCNRVDLRMCNKRVLEAMIHAGALDSLGGHRSQLVAALDTAIREASLAQEDVASGQVSMFGDALGATSKPAHQTTLPNVAPWPESERLANEKAILGFYTSGHPLEPFRAECELFSTHTVSDLGTWTGESMSLCCVITTIKRQTSKKTGAEFARLTIEDFSGSAEVLVFPEAWSVIHDQVKADVPVVMKGGYSRRDEGADNPTFIVESVTKLAEKRTNGQVAVAIALAPGMPLDPTVMRDVQEVVHAHPGTAPLELRWSDGNGGSARWRSRSLKLSADGVALKELRSLLGDGCVSVVLGT
- a CDS encoding acetyl-CoA carboxylase carboxyltransferase subunit alpha, producing the protein MATAATTMDFEKPIAELERKIDELKHAPGDRAVNVDDEIISLERKLSELRGDIYKNLTPIQRVQVARNVRRPFMLDYVARIFTDFVELHGDRAFRDDAAIVGGWARLDGETVMLVGHQRGHDTKENLRRNFGMPHPEGYRKALRLMKLAEKFHVPVLTFIDTPGAYPGLGAEERGQSEAIARNLLEMSQLQVPIIATVIGEGGSGGALALGVADRVLMMENAVYSVITVEGCAAILWKDGKSPEMRDRAANALRITSPDLLEMRVIDEIVPEPEGGAHANHEAAARSLAEVLNTNLEELRKLRPERLVRRRRQKYLRMGQWAE
- the ricT gene encoding regulatory iron-sulfur-containing complex subunit RicT → MHLIEVAFRGNRKEFFGWEGETPPPARTAVIVEADRGEDLGTVHAIGELAAQRNSGCAHGCGEPVRKALRIATKRDVRQSESLQKANDDARQRAADKVRAANLQMKISDAEWQWDKKKLTLYFTAEKRVDFRNLVRDLAAAFRTRIELKQIGVRDEAKRLDGIGRCGRQYCSAAWLPELRPVNLGVAKDQRLSLNPSQISGACGRLMCCLRYEHEFYVETRRRFPKEGRIVMTTVGEEKVLTVDLFREAVTLRNAEGVLRTIPLEAFNGEVAGRPAPTPPPCDDDTDESSEEISPELMYTSEFAIPEPRLVILTETVETEVAPPAQTRKPERRRRGRRGGSGSGDGGSANGSGAPRPNDRKGPAKEG